AATGTCTTACATGGTTGGCGATAAAAAAGGTGCATTACAAACTGTGAAAATTGATGGTGCTGAACCGAAAGTTGAAAACATCTCTGCTGGTAAATATCCATTCTGGTCTTACGAGTACATGGTAACTAAAGGTGAGGCAAAAGAAGCGACAAAAGCTTACATTGACTATGTAAAAGGTAAAGATTTCGAAAAACAAGTAGAAGATATGGGTTACATCCCAATGTCGAAATTAAATAAGTAATAAAATTTTATGGGGCTGGCTACAAGGCCAGTCCTGTTCATTTCAATCTATGAAGTGGGGTCTGTCCTGTGATGAAGGGGAAAAAACAAATTAATTACGTAAAGAGTGAATATATAGGTAGATCACTTGTTACGTTTTGCGGTATCTTTATTGTTTTTATTACATTAGCTATTATTGCGTTTATTTGCGGCAAAGGAATTCAATCTTTCACGCAAAGTGGTATCTCATTTTCTGAGGTGTTAACTTCGACAAAATGGAATCCAAATGCTGATCAAGGTACGTATGGTGCTGTAATCTTTATTGTCGGTTCGACGCTTGTGTCGCTAGGTGCTGTTGTCATTAGTGCACCAATTGCTATAGCTCTTGCTATATTCATGAATTTAATTTCGCCGAAGTTTGGGAATAAAGTATTAAAGCCTGTTTTAGAATTATTAGTTGGTATTCCATCAGTTGTATACGGATTATTAGGGGTTACGATCTTGGTTCCTCTATTACGTGATTCGTTTGGTGGAGTGGGCTTTAGTTTAATTGCGGGTATTATTGTCCTGAGTATTATGATTTTACCTACTATTGCTAGTATTGCCTCTGATGCAATACGCTCTGTTCCGTTTGATTACTTGGAAGCTT
This Bacillus mycoides DNA region includes the following protein-coding sequences:
- the pstC gene encoding phosphate ABC transporter permease subunit PstC — translated: MKGKKQINYVKSEYIGRSLVTFCGIFIVFITLAIIAFICGKGIQSFTQSGISFSEVLTSTKWNPNADQGTYGAVIFIVGSTLVSLGAVVISAPIAIALAIFMNLISPKFGNKVLKPVLELLVGIPSVVYGLLGVTILVPLLRDSFGGVGFSLIAGIIVLSIMILPTIASIASDAIRSVPFDYLEASYGLGSTKWQAISRVIVPAAKQGILTGIVLGLARAFGEALAVQMVIGNTIKLPEGIYSPTATLTGILTMDMTNTLNGTAWNNALWTLAMILLVISFLFILVIRAIGQRGER